A section of the Kribbella sp. HUAS MG21 genome encodes:
- a CDS encoding GNAT family N-acetyltransferase has translation MVVLIRERSAEDLSVCVELLRRVHERAGYPINWPAGPARWLTPESALGCWVAVAGERVVGHVVLTAVDDRAEVERLFVDPAATRQGIGRHLLEHCVQTAAELGRELSLEVVDNRGAAVHLYRQAGWLETGRTQIDWAGDQASELIRFTAPR, from the coding sequence GTGGTTGTGCTGATTCGTGAGCGGAGTGCCGAGGACCTGTCCGTCTGCGTGGAACTGCTCCGCCGCGTGCACGAACGGGCCGGTTACCCGATCAACTGGCCTGCGGGCCCGGCGCGGTGGTTGACGCCGGAGAGCGCGCTCGGGTGCTGGGTCGCGGTGGCCGGCGAGCGAGTCGTGGGCCACGTGGTGCTCACCGCGGTGGACGACCGGGCCGAGGTGGAGCGGCTGTTCGTAGATCCGGCGGCGACGCGCCAAGGCATCGGCCGGCACCTGCTCGAGCACTGCGTGCAGACCGCCGCTGAGCTCGGCCGCGAGCTGTCCCTGGAGGTCGTCGACAACCGCGGCGCCGCCGTCCACCTCTACCGCCAGGCGGGCTGGCTGGAGACCGGCCGCACCCAGATCGACTGGGCCGGCGACCAAGCCTCCGAACTCATCCGCTTCACCGCACCACGCTGA
- the shbA gene encoding RNA polymerase sigma factor ShbA gives MTEVRVPDTHDRVELRDLAALAGDGDRTALNDLLTRVRAVAHRYVRSRLWTYPGGADMVDDVAQEVCVAVFGALGRYRDEGRPFEAFVYGIAARKVADAQRAFAVADVSTPDLPDGADESPTPEERAIRQSEVQHIWGLMDKLPEKLREILRLRVVAGLSAEETGRALGMTPGAVRVAQHRALNTLRGFVGHGTQQERARAGEGHHG, from the coding sequence GTGACAGAGGTCCGAGTACCTGACACCCACGACCGGGTCGAGCTCAGGGATCTTGCCGCGCTGGCCGGCGACGGGGACCGAACAGCTCTCAACGACCTGCTCACCAGGGTGCGCGCTGTGGCGCACCGTTACGTACGGTCCCGCTTGTGGACCTATCCCGGCGGCGCCGACATGGTCGACGACGTCGCACAGGAAGTTTGTGTCGCGGTGTTCGGCGCGCTCGGCCGCTACCGTGACGAGGGGAGGCCTTTCGAGGCTTTCGTCTACGGCATCGCGGCCCGCAAGGTCGCCGATGCCCAGCGTGCGTTCGCGGTCGCCGACGTCTCGACGCCGGACCTGCCGGACGGCGCGGACGAGTCACCGACGCCGGAGGAGCGGGCGATTCGGCAGTCCGAGGTCCAGCACATCTGGGGCCTGATGGACAAGCTGCCGGAGAAACTGCGGGAGATCCTCCGTCTGCGCGTCGTTGCGGGGTTGTCAGCCGAGGAGACCGGCCGGGCACTGGGGATGACACCGGGGGCGGTGAGGGTCGCACAGCATCGGGCGTTGAACACGCTCAGGGGGTTTGTGGGGCATGGAACACAGCAGGAACGAGCAAGAGCAGGGGAGGGGCATCATGGCTGA